The following are encoded together in the Mumia sp. Pv4-285 genome:
- a CDS encoding ABC transporter substrate-binding protein, translating to MKKLRAAAALAGATALALGASACGAGNNSDGDSSSGGDSLVVGTTDKVVSIDPAAAYDNGSLMVQTQVYQYLLNFPEGETEPQPDAAEKCDFDTPTTYTCTIKDGLTFANGNPLTAKSVAFSFQRIVDIEDPNGPASLLVNMAKVEAKDDKTVVFTLKTPNDQTFPQVLVTSAGPIVDEQTYPADKALSDEEAVEANGFSGPFTIGKYEKGQLAEFKANDDYDGAYNDPKVDTVTLKTYADSNNLKLDIEKKNIDVAWRSLTPTDIDSLEDTDGVTVHKGAGGELRYIVFNLKTMPGADDAQKLAIRKAVASSVDRDAISEQVYKGTYVPAYSPIPEGLPGATEAFKELYGEKPDKAAAEKFLTDAGVKTPVTIALQYNPDHYGGSSDQEYNEVKRQLEETGLFTVDLQSAEWTTYNEERVNDSYPVYQLGWFPDFPDADNYVTPFFDKGNFIGNHYEDPQMTALLAAERTEPDKAKREQILGDVQKLAAEQISTLPLLTGAQVAVATDDVKGVENTLDAAFKFRLTSLSK from the coding sequence GTGAAGAAGCTGAGAGCAGCTGCCGCTCTCGCGGGTGCCACGGCCTTGGCCCTGGGCGCCTCGGCGTGCGGCGCAGGCAACAACAGCGACGGTGACTCGAGCTCGGGCGGTGACAGCCTCGTCGTCGGAACGACCGACAAGGTCGTCTCGATCGACCCGGCCGCCGCGTACGACAACGGTTCGCTCATGGTCCAGACGCAGGTCTACCAGTACCTGCTGAACTTCCCCGAGGGCGAGACGGAGCCCCAGCCCGACGCGGCGGAGAAGTGCGATTTCGACACGCCGACGACCTACACGTGCACGATCAAGGACGGTCTGACGTTCGCCAACGGCAACCCGCTCACCGCCAAGTCGGTGGCGTTCTCGTTCCAGCGCATCGTCGACATCGAGGACCCGAACGGCCCGGCGTCGCTGCTGGTCAACATGGCCAAGGTCGAGGCGAAGGACGACAAGACCGTCGTCTTCACCCTCAAGACGCCGAACGACCAGACCTTCCCGCAGGTGCTCGTGACCTCGGCCGGTCCGATCGTCGACGAGCAGACGTACCCGGCCGACAAGGCGCTCTCCGACGAGGAGGCCGTCGAGGCCAACGGCTTCTCAGGCCCCTTCACCATCGGCAAGTACGAGAAGGGCCAGCTCGCGGAGTTCAAGGCGAACGACGACTACGACGGCGCCTACAACGACCCGAAGGTCGACACGGTCACCCTGAAGACGTACGCCGACAGCAACAACCTCAAGCTCGACATCGAGAAGAAGAACATCGACGTCGCGTGGCGGTCGCTGACCCCGACGGACATCGACAGCCTCGAGGACACCGACGGCGTCACCGTCCACAAGGGTGCCGGCGGCGAGCTCCGCTACATCGTCTTCAACCTCAAGACGATGCCCGGCGCCGACGACGCGCAGAAGCTCGCCATCCGCAAGGCCGTCGCCTCGTCGGTCGACCGCGACGCGATCTCCGAGCAGGTCTACAAGGGCACCTACGTGCCGGCGTACTCGCCGATCCCCGAGGGTCTGCCGGGCGCGACCGAGGCCTTCAAGGAGCTGTACGGCGAGAAGCCGGACAAGGCTGCGGCCGAGAAGTTCCTCACCGACGCCGGGGTCAAGACGCCGGTGACGATCGCACTCCAGTACAACCCCGACCACTACGGCGGCAGCTCCGACCAGGAGTACAACGAGGTCAAGCGCCAGCTCGAGGAGACCGGCCTCTTCACGGTCGACCTGCAGTCGGCGGAGTGGACGACGTACAACGAGGAGCGGGTCAACGACTCGTACCCGGTCTACCAGCTCGGCTGGTTCCCGGACTTCCCGGACGCGGACAACTACGTCACGCCGTTCTTCGACAAGGGCAACTTCATCGGCAACCACTACGAGGACCCGCAGATGACGGCCCTCCTCGCGGCGGAGCGCACCGAGCCCGACAAGGCGAAGCGCGAGCAGATCCTCGGCGACGTGCAGAAGCTCGCCGCGGAGCAGATCTCGACGCTGCCGCTCCTGACGGGTGCGCAGGTCGCGGTCGCGACCGACGACGTGAAGGGCGTGGAGAACACGCTCGACGCGGCGTTCAAGTTCCGTCTGACCTCGCTGTCGAAGTGA
- the glyA gene encoding serine hydroxymethyltransferase translates to MTTNQPSALNQSLAEFDPEVAAAIDAELGRQRDTLEMIASENFAPLGVLQAQGGVMTNKYAEGYPGKRYYAGCEFVDVTENLAIDRLKALFDAAYVNVQPHSGAQANASAMHALIKPGDTILGLDLAHGGHLTHGMKINFSGKLYNVVAYHVRDEDHLVDMEEVRRLAHEHRPKLIIAGWSAYPRQLDFAEFRAIADEVDAKLMVDMAHFAGLVAAGLHPSPLPHAHVVTSTTHKTLGGPRGGVILTNDEEVGKKIRSAVFPGQQGGPLEHVIAAKAVAFKMAAQPEFKDRQERTLEGARILAERLTADDMKNVGVSVLTGGTEVHLVLVDLRDSTLDGQQAEDRLHDVGITVNRNAIPNDPRPPMVTSGLRIGTPALATRGFGADEFREVADIIADALQPELVDAESLRKRVTALTDRFPLYPSLAPLA, encoded by the coding sequence ATGACCACCAACCAGCCCTCCGCGCTGAACCAGTCGCTCGCCGAGTTCGATCCCGAGGTCGCCGCCGCCATCGACGCCGAGCTCGGCCGTCAGCGCGACACCCTCGAGATGATCGCGTCGGAGAACTTCGCGCCGCTCGGTGTCCTCCAGGCCCAGGGCGGGGTCATGACCAACAAGTACGCCGAGGGATACCCGGGCAAGCGCTACTACGCCGGCTGCGAGTTCGTCGACGTCACCGAGAACCTGGCGATCGACCGTCTCAAGGCGCTGTTCGACGCCGCGTACGTCAACGTCCAGCCCCACTCGGGGGCCCAGGCCAACGCCTCGGCGATGCACGCGCTGATCAAGCCCGGCGACACCATCCTCGGTCTCGACCTTGCTCACGGCGGCCACCTGACGCACGGCATGAAGATCAACTTCTCGGGCAAGCTCTACAACGTCGTGGCGTACCACGTCCGGGACGAGGACCACCTCGTCGACATGGAGGAGGTCCGTCGCCTCGCCCACGAGCACCGCCCGAAGCTCATCATCGCCGGCTGGTCGGCGTACCCGCGCCAGCTCGACTTCGCCGAGTTCCGCGCGATCGCCGACGAGGTCGACGCCAAGCTGATGGTCGACATGGCGCACTTCGCCGGTCTCGTCGCCGCGGGCCTGCACCCCAGCCCGCTCCCGCACGCACACGTCGTCACCTCCACGACGCACAAGACGCTCGGCGGCCCCCGCGGCGGTGTGATCCTGACCAACGACGAGGAGGTCGGCAAGAAGATCCGCTCCGCGGTCTTCCCCGGCCAGCAGGGCGGCCCGCTCGAGCACGTCATCGCCGCGAAGGCGGTCGCGTTCAAGATGGCCGCGCAGCCGGAGTTCAAGGATCGCCAGGAGCGCACGCTCGAAGGCGCGCGCATCCTCGCCGAGCGCCTCACCGCCGACGACATGAAGAACGTCGGGGTCAGCGTCCTGACCGGCGGCACCGAGGTCCACCTCGTCCTCGTCGACCTGCGCGACTCGACGCTCGACGGCCAGCAGGCCGAGGACCGCCTTCACGACGTCGGTATCACGGTCAACCGCAACGCCATCCCCAACGACCCGCGTCCGCCGATGGTCACCTCGGGGCTCCGCATCGGCACGCCGGCGCTCGCGACGCGCGGCTTCGGCGCGGACGAGTTCCGCGAGGTCGCCGACATCATCGCCGATGCCCTCCAGCCCGAGCTGGTCGACGCGGAGTCGCTGCGCAAGCGCGTCACGGCACTGACGGACCGCTTCCCGCTCTATCCGTCGCTGGCGCCGCTGGCGTGA
- a CDS encoding SURF1 family protein — protein sequence MSTPPASSSRPVGWLSPRLWGLHALVVVAVAFTVSLGLWQMGVYDDRRAEAGTPHQDAPAMPLSEVLKPDEPFTTSASYQHVTFTGSYAPADEQVWVSGREQDGEVGYWLVAPVVVGDAESTSDRDPALLVVRGWVADIGAGAFPAVPEGTVEIEAVLQASDARGSGFDEETRTLDGVRIPRLVNEMPYDLYGGYGIVTAQDPADEAGLTPAEVPEPVVDSSAGIRNLFYAIEWWIFGAFAIFMWWRMCQDVRRSGSSGTPEPTRVPAAKRAAHEAARARADGAREDTSSSVR from the coding sequence GTGAGCACGCCTCCTGCCTCGTCCTCCCGACCCGTGGGGTGGTTGTCACCGCGACTGTGGGGCCTGCACGCCCTGGTCGTCGTCGCGGTCGCCTTCACGGTGTCGCTGGGGCTGTGGCAGATGGGCGTCTACGACGACCGCCGAGCGGAGGCCGGTACGCCTCACCAGGACGCTCCGGCCATGCCGCTGTCCGAGGTGCTGAAGCCCGACGAGCCGTTCACCACCTCGGCCTCGTACCAGCACGTGACGTTCACAGGCTCGTACGCGCCCGCTGACGAACAGGTCTGGGTGTCCGGCCGGGAGCAGGACGGTGAGGTCGGCTACTGGCTCGTCGCGCCGGTGGTCGTCGGCGACGCCGAGTCGACCTCGGACCGCGATCCTGCGCTCCTGGTCGTACGAGGGTGGGTCGCCGACATCGGAGCGGGCGCCTTCCCGGCGGTGCCGGAGGGCACGGTGGAGATCGAGGCAGTGCTCCAGGCGAGCGACGCGCGTGGGTCAGGCTTCGACGAGGAGACCCGGACCCTCGACGGCGTGCGGATCCCGCGGCTGGTCAACGAGATGCCGTACGACCTCTACGGCGGGTACGGGATCGTCACCGCGCAGGACCCCGCCGACGAGGCGGGTCTGACGCCGGCCGAGGTCCCCGAACCGGTCGTCGACAGCTCGGCGGGGATCCGCAACCTCTTCTACGCCATCGAGTGGTGGATCTTCGGAGCCTTCGCGATCTTCATGTGGTGGCGCATGTGCCAGGACGTCCGTCGCTCCGGCAGCTCAGGCACCCCCGAGCCGACACGCGTCCCGGCAGCGAAGCGGGCCGCTCACGAAGCCGCGCGTGCCCGGGCGGACGGTGCGCGCGAAGACACGTCGTCGTCGGTGCGTTGA
- a CDS encoding DUF3817 domain-containing protein translates to MPKTLTAYRILALVVSFFVIAVVGGWIIKMVVTEGTTLHDIGEFTASISPIHGVFYMVLLVITAVLSRQAGWTVGFTLTTMLLATVPFVSFWAEHRATQHTKELWATYEAEAEAAATR, encoded by the coding sequence GTGCCCAAGACACTCACCGCGTACCGGATCCTCGCGCTCGTCGTCAGCTTCTTCGTGATCGCCGTCGTCGGCGGCTGGATCATCAAGATGGTCGTCACCGAAGGCACGACGTTGCACGACATCGGCGAGTTCACGGCGTCGATCTCGCCGATCCACGGTGTGTTCTACATGGTGCTGCTCGTGATCACCGCGGTCCTGTCGCGGCAGGCCGGATGGACCGTCGGGTTCACGCTCACCACGATGCTGCTGGCCACGGTGCCCTTCGTGTCGTTCTGGGCCGAGCACCGGGCGACGCAGCACACCAAGGAGCTGTGGGCCACGTACGAGGCCGAGGCAGAGGCCGCCGCGACCCGCTAG
- a CDS encoding enoyl-CoA hydratase/isomerase family protein: protein MTVTLTRDPSGAATLTFAAPPVNLYSLELHQGFEDALDALAADPPRALLIRAEGKVVSGGVDVSLFDAQTSAAEGKVLFDRMLELPLRIAALDYPVVFAAHALCLTWALEVALACDIIVASDRAKFGLVEKVVGLTPTMGGTQRLASRAGIGRAKEFVMTGDLYAAATLEQWGVVNRVHTVDEFDDAVAALVTSLASGPTRAHAATKDVLRAVERGGVAAADAEITTIAAALYDTEDMRSAIRSFLEDGPGNATYAGR from the coding sequence GTGACTGTCACCCTGACGCGTGATCCGAGCGGTGCCGCGACCCTCACGTTCGCGGCACCGCCGGTCAACCTCTACTCGCTCGAGCTCCACCAGGGGTTCGAGGACGCCCTCGACGCGCTGGCAGCGGATCCACCCCGCGCCCTCCTGATCCGCGCCGAGGGCAAGGTCGTCTCCGGCGGGGTCGACGTCTCGCTCTTCGACGCACAGACGTCCGCGGCCGAGGGCAAGGTCCTCTTCGACCGGATGCTCGAGCTGCCGCTGCGTATCGCCGCGCTCGACTACCCGGTCGTGTTCGCCGCCCATGCGCTCTGTCTCACCTGGGCCCTCGAGGTCGCGCTGGCCTGCGACATCATCGTCGCTTCGGACCGGGCCAAGTTCGGCCTCGTCGAGAAGGTCGTCGGCCTGACACCCACGATGGGCGGCACCCAGCGCCTCGCCTCGCGGGCCGGCATCGGCCGCGCCAAGGAGTTCGTGATGACGGGTGACCTGTACGCCGCCGCGACGCTCGAGCAGTGGGGCGTCGTCAACCGCGTGCACACGGTCGACGAGTTCGACGATGCCGTCGCGGCACTGGTGACGTCGCTGGCCTCGGGGCCGACCCGCGCTCACGCGGCGACGAAGGACGTCCTGAGGGCGGTCGAGCGGGGCGGTGTGGCTGCCGCCGATGCCGAGATCACGACGATCGCTGCGGCGTTGTACGACACCGAGGACATGCGCAGCGCGATCCGGTCCTTCCTCGAGGACGGGCCCGGCAACGCGACGTACGCCGGTCGTTGA
- a CDS encoding peptidylprolyl isomerase, whose amino-acid sequence MADQSVTLKTNRGDITITLFPDHAPKTVENFVGLATGSKTWRDPSTGEESNAPLYDGTTFHRVIDQFMIQGGDPLGTGTGGPGYQFEDEFHPELQFDRPYLLAMANAGPGTNGSQFFITTVATPHLNRRHTIFGEVADDESKAVVDAIGSTPTGRMDRPSQPVVIESVVVSEA is encoded by the coding sequence GTGGCTGACCAGTCTGTGACCCTGAAGACCAACCGTGGTGACATCACCATCACGCTCTTCCCCGACCACGCACCCAAGACCGTGGAGAACTTCGTGGGTCTGGCGACCGGTTCCAAGACCTGGCGCGATCCGAGCACCGGTGAGGAGAGCAACGCCCCGCTGTACGACGGGACGACCTTCCACCGGGTCATCGACCAGTTCATGATCCAGGGCGGCGACCCGCTCGGCACCGGCACCGGCGGCCCGGGCTACCAGTTCGAGGACGAGTTCCACCCCGAGCTCCAGTTCGATCGTCCCTACCTGCTCGCGATGGCCAACGCCGGCCCGGGCACGAACGGCTCGCAGTTCTTCATCACCACTGTGGCGACGCCGCACCTCAACCGCCGCCACACGATCTTCGGCGAGGTCGCCGACGACGAGAGCAAAGCGGTCGTCGATGCGATCGGCAGCACCCCGACCGGCCGCATGGACCGTCCGTCCCAGCCGGTCGTGATCGAGTCGGTCGTCGTCTCCGAGGCCTGA
- a CDS encoding rhomboid family intramembrane serine protease: MTQPPHEAGATPRQVPPRCYLHPDRETYIACQRCGRPICPDCMHEASVGYQCPNCLRAGQAQVRQARTAGGGLVPGRPGVVSTTLIGINVVAYVLMMATGGLGDSVLWSWGVMLGDTAVFANGESLEVLRGVADGAYWRLLTSAFLHASVLHIAFNMYALYLFGPVLERYLGTVRFVAAYLTSAVAASVFVYVLTPPNVPTLGASGAIFALFGMALVIMFKQGQDVRGLLALVAINVVITFLPGLDISWQGHLGGFVTGLVLGAAFAYAPRARRALVQYAAFGAVWVGIVAVTILRTLQLS; the protein is encoded by the coding sequence ATGACCCAACCCCCGCACGAGGCCGGGGCGACACCTCGACAGGTGCCGCCCCGGTGCTACCTGCACCCCGACCGCGAGACCTACATCGCGTGCCAGCGTTGTGGCCGGCCGATCTGCCCGGACTGCATGCACGAGGCGTCGGTGGGCTACCAGTGCCCCAACTGCCTGCGTGCGGGGCAGGCGCAGGTGCGCCAGGCCCGTACGGCCGGTGGGGGGCTCGTCCCCGGACGGCCGGGTGTGGTGTCGACCACGCTGATCGGCATCAACGTCGTCGCCTACGTCCTGATGATGGCGACCGGCGGCCTCGGCGACAGCGTGCTGTGGTCGTGGGGCGTCATGCTCGGCGACACGGCGGTCTTCGCCAACGGCGAGTCGCTCGAGGTGCTGCGGGGTGTCGCCGACGGCGCCTACTGGCGGCTGCTCACGTCGGCGTTCCTGCACGCCAGCGTGCTGCACATCGCGTTCAACATGTATGCGCTGTACCTCTTCGGGCCCGTGCTCGAGCGCTACCTGGGCACGGTGCGGTTCGTTGCCGCCTACCTGACCTCGGCGGTCGCGGCATCGGTGTTCGTCTACGTGCTGACGCCGCCCAACGTGCCGACGCTCGGTGCTTCAGGGGCGATCTTCGCACTGTTCGGGATGGCGCTGGTCATCATGTTCAAGCAGGGACAGGACGTCCGCGGACTTCTCGCGCTGGTCGCCATCAACGTGGTGATCACGTTCCTGCCCGGCCTGGACATCAGCTGGCAGGGCCACCTCGGCGGGTTCGTGACCGGCCTCGTGCTCGGTGCGGCGTTCGCCTACGCGCCCCGCGCGCGTCGGGCGCTCGTCCAGTACGCGGCGTTCGGTGCCGTGTGGGTCGGGATCGTCGCCGTGACGATCCTGCGGACGCTCCAGCTGAGCTAG
- a CDS encoding DUF881 domain-containing protein, translated as MTVQDDDATGPRKRLRTWRHSPWRIAVPVTTALAGVLLVTSAISAEGDDLRKEVTDLPTLLDQRRDKVASQQQVVDDLGRQIESLTDEVDNRDVVEARREVRQLRGPAGFTEVTGPGLRVVLEDAPREVDEPGLDPNLLVVHQQDIQAFVNALWEGGASAVTLQGQRLISTTGIKCVGNTVILNGVPYSPPYVIEGVGDVSDLYAGLSRSGAVEIYRDYADRYQLGLEIDSKTEIVAPAYSGTVDLKYATRVDQ; from the coding sequence GTGACGGTCCAGGACGACGATGCGACGGGGCCCCGCAAGCGGCTTCGTACGTGGCGGCACAGCCCGTGGCGGATCGCCGTGCCCGTGACCACCGCGCTCGCCGGTGTCCTCCTGGTGACCAGCGCGATCAGCGCCGAAGGCGACGACCTCCGCAAGGAGGTCACCGACCTCCCGACGCTGCTCGACCAGCGGCGCGACAAGGTCGCCTCGCAGCAGCAGGTGGTCGACGACCTCGGTCGGCAGATCGAGTCTCTGACCGACGAGGTCGACAACCGTGACGTCGTCGAGGCCCGGCGCGAGGTCCGCCAGCTCAGAGGGCCGGCGGGATTCACCGAAGTCACCGGTCCGGGGCTGAGGGTCGTCCTCGAGGACGCGCCCCGTGAGGTCGACGAGCCGGGGCTCGACCCCAACCTCCTCGTCGTCCACCAGCAGGACATCCAGGCCTTCGTCAACGCCTTGTGGGAGGGCGGCGCCTCGGCGGTCACGCTCCAGGGGCAGCGGCTCATCTCGACCACCGGCATCAAGTGCGTCGGCAACACCGTCATCCTCAACGGCGTCCCCTACTCACCGCCGTACGTGATCGAGGGCGTCGGCGACGTCTCCGACCTGTACGCCGGGCTGAGCCGGTCCGGCGCGGTGGAGATCTATCGCGACTATGCCGACCGCTACCAGCTGGGCCTGGAGATCGACTCCAAGACCGAGATCGTGGCACCCGCCTACTCGGGGACGGTCGACCTCAAGTACGCGACCCGCGTCGACCAGTGA
- a CDS encoding cell division protein CrgA — protein sequence MSEAESNKSAARSGNPAKREAAAAPAKEPRKNAKPVKIGNRWAAPLMIACAVIGLLWIVAFYVAGNEIPGMKDLGSWNLVVGMGFIVAAFGFAMKWE from the coding sequence GTGTCCGAAGCCGAGTCCAACAAGTCCGCAGCGCGGTCCGGAAACCCCGCGAAGCGCGAGGCAGCGGCCGCGCCCGCCAAGGAGCCCCGCAAGAACGCCAAGCCGGTCAAGATCGGCAACCGCTGGGCTGCGCCGCTGATGATCGCGTGTGCCGTGATCGGTCTGCTGTGGATCGTCGCCTTCTACGTGGCGGGCAACGAGATCCCCGGCATGAAGGATCTCGGCTCGTGGAACCTCGTCGTCGGGATGGGCTTCATCGTCGCCGCCTTCGGCTTCGCGATGAAGTGGGAATGA
- the pknB gene encoding Stk1 family PASTA domain-containing Ser/Thr kinase: MTETPTGPGQGYAGPPGAYGRLGDRYEIGGLLGSGGMAEVRIGRDLRLGRTVAIKRLRTDLASDPTFLARFRREAQSAAALNHPSIVAVYDTGEATGPDGHTVPFIVMEYVEGRTLRDLLREMEREGRKILPERTLEITADILAALDYSHRAGIIHRDIKPANVMLTPSGQVKVMDFGIARAIADTSSAMTQTAAVVGTAQYLSPEQARGETVDARSDIYSTGCLLYELLTGRPPFQGDSPLSVALQHVREQAPPPSAFNPEVTPAIDRVVATALAKRTDERYQSAAAMRSDIERVLAGQPTAASAAPTAQYAAVAAAPATEALAPAVLPSADDEDEGKSKRWIWILSAVVALLVVGLAAWGIPKLIAGNDPPPVAKVAMPDVTNMDRDAAERRLTGDEYGFTLGDVTEQPSADVEAGNVISTDPVAGIDVPKGADTTVNMVVSTGPELVEIPYLIGKKAKQAREELDALGLKAEVVEQQDDAPKNEVLKTDPVPGEKVDPGTSVTLTVSAGKTDVPDVVGKMRDEAEQILKDAGFEVRVIETQSDQPAGTVTEQIPGAGEQADPGAQIILTVSTGPETTDPTVPEDPVEPPPDPFDPEGDGG, encoded by the coding sequence ATGACCGAAACGCCCACCGGCCCCGGACAGGGCTACGCAGGGCCTCCAGGAGCGTACGGACGCCTCGGCGACCGCTACGAGATCGGTGGCCTGCTGGGCAGTGGCGGCATGGCCGAGGTCCGGATCGGCCGTGACCTGCGGCTCGGCCGCACGGTGGCGATCAAGCGCCTCCGCACCGACCTGGCCAGCGATCCGACCTTCCTCGCCCGGTTCAGGCGTGAAGCCCAGTCCGCGGCGGCCCTCAACCACCCGTCCATCGTCGCCGTGTACGACACGGGTGAGGCCACCGGTCCCGACGGCCACACCGTGCCGTTCATCGTGATGGAGTACGTCGAGGGACGCACGCTGCGCGACCTGCTGCGCGAGATGGAGCGCGAGGGCCGCAAGATCCTGCCCGAGCGCACCCTCGAGATCACCGCCGACATCCTGGCGGCCCTCGACTACAGCCACCGCGCCGGCATCATCCACCGCGACATCAAGCCCGCCAACGTGATGCTGACCCCGTCGGGTCAGGTCAAGGTGATGGACTTCGGCATCGCGCGAGCGATCGCCGACACCTCCTCGGCGATGACCCAGACTGCGGCCGTCGTCGGCACCGCGCAATACCTCTCGCCCGAGCAGGCGCGTGGTGAGACCGTCGACGCCCGCAGCGACATCTACTCGACCGGTTGCCTCCTGTACGAGCTGCTGACCGGCAGGCCCCCGTTCCAGGGCGACAGCCCGCTGTCGGTCGCCCTCCAGCACGTCCGCGAGCAGGCGCCGCCGCCGTCCGCGTTCAATCCCGAGGTCACGCCCGCGATCGACCGGGTTGTGGCGACGGCGCTCGCCAAGCGCACCGACGAGCGCTACCAGAGCGCAGCCGCGATGCGCTCCGACATCGAGCGTGTCCTCGCCGGGCAGCCCACGGCGGCGTCCGCCGCACCGACGGCCCAGTACGCCGCTGTCGCCGCCGCGCCGGCCACCGAAGCCCTGGCGCCGGCCGTGCTCCCGTCTGCCGACGACGAGGACGAGGGCAAGAGCAAGCGCTGGATCTGGATCCTGTCGGCGGTCGTCGCCCTCCTGGTGGTCGGGCTCGCCGCCTGGGGCATCCCCAAGCTGATCGCCGGCAACGACCCGCCACCCGTGGCGAAGGTCGCGATGCCCGACGTCACCAACATGGACCGCGATGCCGCCGAGCGCCGGCTCACGGGCGACGAGTACGGCTTCACCCTGGGCGACGTCACGGAGCAGCCGAGTGCCGACGTCGAGGCCGGCAATGTCATCTCCACCGACCCGGTCGCAGGGATCGACGTTCCCAAGGGCGCCGACACGACCGTCAACATGGTCGTCAGCACCGGACCCGAGCTGGTGGAGATCCCGTACCTCATCGGCAAGAAGGCCAAGCAGGCGCGTGAGGAGCTCGACGCGCTGGGCCTGAAGGCCGAGGTCGTCGAGCAGCAGGACGACGCCCCCAAGAACGAGGTCCTCAAGACCGACCCGGTCCCGGGCGAGAAGGTCGATCCCGGGACGTCGGTGACGCTGACCGTCTCCGCCGGCAAGACCGACGTCCCCGACGTCGTCGGCAAGATGCGCGACGAGGCCGAGCAGATCCTCAAGGACGCCGGCTTCGAGGTGCGGGTCATCGAGACCCAGTCCGACCAGCCCGCGGGGACCGTCACGGAGCAGATCCCCGGTGCCGGCGAGCAGGCCGACCCGGGCGCGCAGATCATCCTCACGGTGTCCACGGGACCGGAGACGACCGACCCGACGGTCCCGGAGGATCCGGTCGAGCCTCCGCCGGACCCGTTCGACCCGGAGGGTGACGGCGGATAG